In one Leptidea sinapis chromosome 25, ilLepSina1.1, whole genome shotgun sequence genomic region, the following are encoded:
- the LOC126971954 gene encoding tRNA selenocysteine 1-associated protein 1 — translation MQCQLWMGSLEPNMTESFILAAFHRMGQRPLTVKVMRNKYTGEPAGYAFVHFQTDEEAIDTMHKLNGKPIPGTFPVVRFRLNTASREARTNMQHEREFSVWVGDLSPDVDDYSLYRIFASKYSSIKTAKVILDNSGYTKGYGFVRFGNEEEQRNALYAMNGYTGLGNKPLKICTAVPKPKSALPPQTTTNSSTAGTNVPSYSAGTEYNQYYDPTAYWQNYSAWSGYYGQGDGSSAAQNAPAMDAAQTAAVKAQNDDLVLIDHKKTIDIDQLNEEFLNTETSLWDSLESSQWFPHEVIEGPLVN, via the exons ATGCAGTGTCAACTATGGATGGGCAGT TTGGAGCCGAATATGACAGAAAGTTTTATACTAGCGGCTTTTCATAGAATGGGCCAGAGGCCACTGACGGTGAAAGtgatgagaaataaatatactgGAGAACCGGCCGGTTATGCTTTCGTACATTTTCag ACAGATGAAGAAGCAATTGATACAATGCATAAATTGAATGGCAAACCAATACCTGGCACATTTCCTGTTGTTAGATTCAGACTGAATACAGCATCAAGAGAGGCTCGAACCAATATGCAACATGAGAGAGAGTTTTCTGTGTGGGTTGGAGATCTCAGTCCAGATGTTGATGACTATTCATTGTATAGAATATTTGCATCTAAGTATTCATCAATCAAAACTGCTAAAG ttatacTAGACAACTCTGGCTATACCAAAGGTTATGGTTTTGTCAGATTCGGAAATGAAGAGGAACAACGAAATGCATTGTATGCTATGAATGGTTATACTGGTCTGGGAAACAAGCCTCTCAAGATCTGTACAGCAGTACCAAAGCCTAAAAGTGCATTACCTCCTCAAACTACTACAAATTCGAGTACAGCAGGTACAAATGTGCCATCATACTCAGCAGGAACG GAGTACAATCAATATTATGACCCAACAGCATACTGGCAAAATTATTCTGCCTGGTCGGGGTACTATGGGCAAGGTGATGGCAGTTCTGCAGCTCAAAATGCACCAGCAATGGATGCTGCACAAACTGCTGCAGTGAaagcacaaaatgatgatttggTTCTTATTG ATCACAAGAAGACTATTGACATAGACCAGCTAAATGAGGAGTTCCTGAATACGGAGACATCATTATGGGACTCACTTGAGTCTTCTCAATGGTTCCCACATGAGGTCATTGAGGGCCCATTagttaattag
- the LOC126971942 gene encoding lipoma-preferred partner homolog, with protein sequence MSRLGNMEALEKQLASLQMSKESNHSPGNMKKVPPAVPPKKKAQPQVPHSAVVNNVCEPSFSAKISTLHSNSSPLLLQPPPPPPPPPAYYTNTRQEGNIHMPNKDYANVTQLTLPNVSFKNNVPLPSNVNNTTYSNLPSYQSCNSYLNDSPIMHLSTSKAYDTNHNHDEYLPPPSPVSSNYSELARATANINYNQERPSYPVYQNEFPDYGVSQASTYESLYEPINQHSHNRPTSATSSYKSNISKRSPLPKEQEVDALTNLLVQSISDSQDLDVFGTCVKCDKRVIGESSGCTAMGNMYHVTCFCCYHCNTNLQGKPFYAVEGQPYCELDYFETLEKCSVCTKPILDRILRATGKPYHPTCFTCVVCGKSLDGIPFTVDAMNQIHCIEDFHKKFAPRCCVCEMPIMPENGEEETVRVVALDRSFHVRCYCCEDCGLQLSSEAEGRGCYPLDGHILCKACNAHRIRMITNVMTTDL encoded by the coding sequence ATGTCACGTCTGGGTAATATGGAGGCACTGGAAAAACAATTGGCAAGCTTGCAGATGTCGAAAGAATCAAATCATTCACCGGGGAATATGAAGAAGGTACCACCAGCTGTGCCGCCTAAAAAGAAGGCTCAACCTCAAGTCCCTCATAGTGCTGTAGTGAACAACGTATGTGAACCGTCGTTTTCTGCAAAAATATCGACATTACACAGTAATAGTTCTCCGCTCTTGCTTCAGCCACCACCGCCGCCGCCGCCACCTCCAGCATACTACACCAATACGAGACAAGAAGGTAACATACACATGCCCAATAAAGATTACGCAAATGTGACTCAACTTACCCTGCCGAATGTTTCTTTCAAAAATAATGTACCACTGCCATCAAATGTCAACAATACTACATACAGTAATTTACCATCATATCAAAGTTGTAACAGTTACTTGAATGACTCACCAATTATGCATTTAAGCACATCTAAAGCATATGACACTAACCACAATCATGATGAATATTTGCCTCCACCTTCACCAGTTAGTTCAAATTACAGTGAGTTGGCAAGAGCAACGGCcaacattaattataatcaaGAGAGACCGTCATATCCTGTTTATCAGAATGAATTCCCTGACTATGGTGTCTCTCAGGCTTCTACATACGAGTCCTTATATGAACCTATAAACCAACACTCACATAACAGACCTACTTCAGCTACATCAAGTTACAAGAGTAACATTTCTAAAAGGTCTCCACTTCCCAAGGAACAAGAGGTGGATGCATTAACCAACTTACTGGTCCAGTCAATATCTGACAGCCAAGATTTAGATGTGTTTGGAACTTGTGTTAAATGTGATAAGAGAGTTATTGGAGAAAGTTCGGGTTGTACAGCAATGGGAAACATGTATCACGTGACATGTTTCTGTTGCTATCATTGCAATACAAATTTACAGGGTAAACCATTTTATGCAGTTGAAGGGCAGCCATATTGTGAGTTGGATTATTTTGAAACTTTAGAAAAATGCTCAGTTTGCACAAAGCCAATTTTAGATAGAATTTTACGAGCCACTGGTAAACCCTATCATCCCACATGTTTCACATGTGTTGTTTGTGGAAAGAGTCTGGATGGAATACCTTTTACGGTAGATGCTATGAATCAAATACACTGCATTGAAGACTTCCATAAGAAATTTGCACCTCGTTGCTGTGTTTGTGAGATGCCTATAATGCCTGAAAATGGAGAGGAAGAAACTGTCCGTGTTGTTGCTTTGGATCGTAGTTTTCATGTTCGTTGCTATTGTTGTGAAGATTGTGGTCTCCAGCTCTCGTCAGAAGCTGAAGGGAGAGGTTGCTATCCACTTGATGGCCACATTTTATGTAAGGCATGTAATGCTCACAGAATTAGAATGATCACCAATGTTATGACTACAGATCTCTAA